The proteins below come from a single Caulobacter flavus genomic window:
- a CDS encoding DUF2840 domain-containing protein, translating to MVEHPRSDITRVDLLFLADRIERWIRFGDVIGETVHDRRRRTVMFAPDTVFAFVRWRAGEYGTVESRIAILRAVRSGEAFTTYPEVGPGAEILLDIHGWTKVQAVLEAIDRVEQLGVPAGQAAPDYWRHVGARLGVGLPARGYDRARHRAFRMRRRIGL from the coding sequence GTGGTTGAGCACCCCAGAAGCGACATTACCCGGGTCGATCTGCTGTTCCTGGCCGACCGTATCGAACGTTGGATCCGTTTCGGCGACGTGATCGGCGAGACCGTCCACGATCGCCGCCGACGTACGGTGATGTTCGCGCCCGATACGGTCTTTGCTTTCGTGCGCTGGCGGGCCGGCGAGTACGGCACGGTCGAATCCCGGATCGCCATCCTGCGCGCCGTTCGGTCGGGCGAGGCCTTCACCACCTATCCCGAAGTCGGTCCGGGCGCCGAAATCCTGCTCGACATCCACGGCTGGACCAAGGTCCAGGCCGTGCTCGAAGCGATCGACCGCGTCGAACAACTGGGCGTTCCGGCCGGCCAGGCCGCGCCGGACTATTGGCGTCATGTCGGCGCGCGCCTCGGCGTGGGCCTGCCAGCCCGCGGCTATGATCGCGCGCGCCACAGGGCGTTCCGGATGCGCCGGAGGATCGGGCTGTGA
- a CDS encoding S26 family signal peptidase, with protein sequence MSGRRVLATLAAGAAGCLLVCAASRSAHAPRLLWNTTASAPIGFYLVTPGHYAKGELAAVRPPPGLARWMAIRGYLPLNVPLLKEVAAVEGQRVCGQGGALFIDGRLAARMKPADRHGRKLTAYSGCRRLRADEVFLLNPDASNSLDSRYFGPISRRQVIGQARPAWTWSPAK encoded by the coding sequence GTGAGCGGCCGCCGGGTTCTTGCCACCCTGGCCGCGGGCGCGGCCGGCTGCCTGCTGGTCTGCGCGGCCAGTCGCTCCGCCCATGCGCCCCGACTGCTATGGAACACCACGGCCAGCGCCCCGATCGGCTTCTACCTTGTGACGCCCGGCCACTACGCCAAGGGCGAGCTGGCCGCCGTCCGGCCGCCGCCGGGCCTTGCCCGATGGATGGCGATCCGGGGCTATCTGCCGCTCAACGTGCCCCTGCTGAAGGAGGTCGCGGCTGTCGAAGGGCAACGGGTCTGCGGGCAGGGCGGGGCGCTCTTCATTGACGGACGCCTGGCCGCCCGCATGAAGCCGGCCGATCGTCACGGCCGCAAACTGACCGCCTATTCCGGCTGCCGACGGCTGCGCGCCGACGAGGTCTTTCTCCTCAACCCGGACGCCTCCAACAGCCTCGACAGCCGCTATTTCGGGCCGATCTCCCGCCGCCAGGTGATCGGACAGGCCCGACCCGCATGGACTTGGAGCCCTGCGAAATGA
- a CDS encoding RNA polymerase sigma factor, producing MDGFSPPVAAAPTTLEAWFRRYGAWLTPILRRRYGDLAEDLTHEALLRAAARGSETPNHKAFLLTIADNLARDHMRRQRRESTHATKSEPLTPRTTPASQEQLLQLKEIVLALPPELRDVFVLTRLRGLTYSDIVELRGIPLGTVKDRVRRAFALVSAAMGDEGGPCDDQQ from the coding sequence ATGGATGGCTTTTCTCCTCCGGTCGCCGCCGCCCCGACCACGCTCGAAGCGTGGTTCCGGCGGTACGGCGCCTGGCTCACCCCGATCCTCCGACGCCGTTATGGCGACTTGGCCGAGGACCTTACGCATGAGGCCCTGTTGCGGGCCGCCGCCCGCGGCAGCGAGACGCCAAACCACAAGGCCTTCCTGCTCACGATCGCCGACAACCTCGCGCGGGATCACATGCGCCGGCAGCGCCGCGAGAGCACGCACGCCACCAAGAGCGAGCCCTTGACGCCACGCACCACGCCCGCGTCGCAGGAACAACTGCTGCAGCTGAAAGAGATCGTGCTAGCCCTGCCGCCAGAGTTGCGCGATGTTTTCGTGCTGACCCGGCTGCGAGGCCTGACCTACTCCGACATCGTCGAGCTCCGCGGTATTCCGCTGGGCACGGTGAAGGATCGGGTGCGTCGCGCGTTCGCGCTGGTGTCGGCGGCCATGGGGGACGAGGGCGGCCCGTGTGATGACCAACAGTAG
- a CDS encoding DUF2285 domain-containing protein, whose amino-acid sequence MAAPNASPGKGRPPGVRGGGGWRASLGLTVPSFCWEFLRRNPDYRADYRRKAEVGHRLDRRWGLSAPADPELGADEAGVVWRADVAPGLVVPLERASFGRPRALPASLREPVEGEDGRHIRLPSGLQVQLRGEASPAGPLLVVLAYDADFNLRVRAVDALRRASLTPAPPKSRLSLAQRERLARCLFALDGSLSGRSHRQIAGDLFGEEAVQDAAFATSSVRDVTARLVRRGRALMAGGYLQLLRAGF is encoded by the coding sequence ATGGCCGCGCCGAACGCCAGTCCTGGCAAGGGTCGGCCGCCCGGCGTGCGCGGGGGCGGGGGCTGGCGCGCGTCTCTTGGCCTGACCGTCCCGTCCTTCTGCTGGGAGTTCCTGCGCCGCAATCCCGATTACCGCGCTGACTACCGCCGGAAGGCCGAGGTGGGCCACCGGCTCGACCGGCGCTGGGGACTGTCGGCCCCGGCTGACCCGGAGCTGGGCGCCGACGAGGCCGGCGTCGTATGGCGCGCCGACGTGGCCCCGGGCCTGGTGGTGCCGCTGGAGCGCGCGTCCTTTGGCCGTCCGCGTGCTTTACCGGCGTCCTTGCGCGAGCCGGTCGAGGGCGAAGACGGGCGCCACATCCGCCTGCCCAGCGGCCTGCAGGTGCAACTGCGCGGCGAAGCGTCGCCCGCCGGACCGTTGCTCGTGGTGTTGGCCTACGACGCCGATTTCAATCTTCGGGTCCGGGCTGTCGACGCGCTTCGGCGCGCCAGCCTGACGCCCGCGCCGCCCAAGTCGAGGCTCAGCCTGGCGCAGCGAGAGCGGCTTGCGCGTTGCCTTTTCGCGCTCGACGGGTCGTTGAGCGGTCGCAGCCACCGGCAGATCGCGGGCGATCTCTTCGGCGAGGAGGCCGTCCAGGACGCCGCCTTCGCCACCTCCAGCGTGCGCGATGTCACCGCACGCCTAGTGCGGCGGGGCAGGGCGCTCATGGCCGGCGGATACCTCCAGCTGCTCCGCGCCGGGTTCTGA
- a CDS encoding helix-turn-helix transcriptional regulator has translation MSIPNDVAAERLLLAPEAAKHLRISTSTLAKYRCYGTGPVYRKNGGRIVYALADLEAWSRRGMRRSTSDFAAVTTPPAQEHAAIAPAYLERANRG, from the coding sequence ATGTCCATTCCTAACGACGTCGCCGCCGAGCGCCTCCTCCTGGCGCCGGAAGCGGCCAAGCATCTGCGCATCTCGACAAGCACCCTGGCCAAATATCGGTGCTACGGAACTGGGCCCGTCTATCGCAAGAACGGGGGGCGGATCGTCTACGCCCTAGCTGACCTGGAGGCCTGGTCGCGGCGCGGAATGCGCCGGTCGACCAGCGACTTCGCCGCCGTCACCACGCCGCCGGCCCAGGAGCACGCCGCCATCGCGCCGGCCTATCTGGAGCGCGCCAACCGTGGTTGA
- a CDS encoding lytic transglycosylase domain-containing protein, with the protein MSAPSLISLFGRLAGHFLVPVEAQHAVARRRGQGRPSGRRVSRPALDGGEHGRTLIANETIGTLAPWRRSRGPLAMALALALVCAAGAASAAPIAQAATLDPGDEIALAVDEAALRFGLPHAWILAVIRVESAGRPRAISSKGAMGLLQLMPATWRELSAQMALGDDPYDVRANVLAGAAYLRRMYDRFGSPGFLAAYNAGPERYAQHLAVGRPLPRETQDYVRALVPAIGATTAAARGDPRQAAAASGLFVEPSWRDGAVSDRAFPSVRAKGLWP; encoded by the coding sequence ATGAGCGCGCCAAGCCTCATTTCCTTGTTCGGTCGGCTTGCCGGTCATTTCCTCGTCCCGGTCGAGGCCCAACACGCGGTCGCGCGCAGGCGCGGTCAAGGGCGGCCGTCAGGCCGGCGCGTGTCGCGCCCTGCCCTTGACGGTGGCGAGCACGGCCGCACGCTCATCGCGAACGAGACGATCGGCACTCTTGCGCCTTGGCGGCGAAGCCGCGGGCCCTTGGCTATGGCGCTCGCCTTGGCCTTGGTGTGCGCGGCCGGCGCAGCCTCGGCTGCGCCCATCGCCCAGGCCGCGACCCTTGATCCTGGCGACGAAATCGCTCTTGCGGTGGACGAGGCGGCCCTCCGATTTGGTCTGCCGCACGCCTGGATCCTGGCCGTGATCCGGGTGGAAAGCGCCGGTCGGCCCAGGGCGATCTCCAGCAAGGGGGCCATGGGGCTCCTGCAGCTGATGCCGGCGACCTGGCGCGAGCTTTCCGCGCAAATGGCGCTAGGCGACGACCCTTACGATGTGCGGGCCAATGTGTTGGCGGGCGCGGCGTACCTGCGGCGGATGTACGACCGGTTCGGATCGCCGGGGTTCCTGGCGGCGTATAACGCTGGCCCCGAGCGGTATGCCCAACATCTGGCCGTGGGGCGGCCCCTGCCACGCGAGACCCAGGATTACGTGCGCGCCTTGGTCCCCGCTATCGGCGCTACCACAGCGGCGGCGAGGGGCGATCCCCGACAGGCCGCGGCGGCTTCGGGTCTGTTCGTTGAGCCGTCGTGGCGCGATGGCGCGGTGTCGGATCGGGCTTTTCCGAGCGTGCGGGCTAAGGGGCTGTGGCCATGA
- a CDS encoding conjugal transfer protein TraG: MSGTKVLFGQIVIVLGLALGGVWAATQWTAWQLDYQAGLGPPWFWLAGHRIYPPPAFFVWWFVFDAYAPSVFVRGAFIAAGGALVAVLVAIAMSVWRAREARKVTTYGSARWANLSDVKHAGMLGDTGVVLGRFRGRYLRHNGPEHVLAFAPTRSGKGVGLVVPTLLTWPGSVIVHDIKGENWDLTAGFRATFGEVLRFDPTQESSSAYNPLMEVRRGPTEVRDVQNIADMLVDPEGALERRSHWDKTSHSLLVGVILHVLYAEKDKTLAGVANFLADPRRSIETTLRVMMRTQHLGDHPHPVVASAARELLNKSDNERSGVLSTAMSFLGLYRDPVVAAVTSRCDWRIADLIAAPRPVSLYLVVPPSDISRTKPLIRLILNQIGRRLTEELEGAQTRQELLWMLDEFRALGRLDFFEQALAFMAGYRMRGFLIAQSLNQIEGAYGTNNSVLDNCHVRVAFSTNDERTARRISESLGTATELRAMKNYAGNRLSPWLGHLMVSRQETARPLLTQGEVMQLPQDQAVVLVSGVPPIRARKARYFTDQQLSARILPKPQTPGRTAAQAEATWSTVLVDKEPEPSTPRSTMEDEGGHQIAPELTPPPEKPEPVREVAVEGEDQDGDDLAAAADQQQRFRATARQAALDPDDGIAL; this comes from the coding sequence ATGAGCGGCACCAAGGTGCTTTTTGGCCAGATCGTCATCGTGCTCGGCCTGGCCCTCGGAGGGGTCTGGGCGGCCACCCAGTGGACGGCCTGGCAACTGGATTACCAGGCCGGTCTTGGACCCCCGTGGTTTTGGCTGGCGGGCCATCGGATCTATCCGCCGCCGGCCTTCTTCGTCTGGTGGTTCGTCTTCGACGCCTACGCGCCGTCGGTGTTCGTCCGTGGGGCCTTCATCGCGGCGGGCGGCGCGCTCGTCGCTGTTCTGGTCGCGATCGCGATGTCGGTATGGCGGGCCCGCGAAGCCCGCAAGGTGACGACCTATGGATCGGCCCGCTGGGCCAACCTGAGCGACGTCAAGCACGCTGGGATGCTCGGCGATACGGGCGTTGTGCTGGGCCGCTTCCGTGGCCGATATCTTCGCCACAACGGTCCAGAGCACGTCCTGGCTTTTGCCCCGACGCGCTCGGGCAAAGGCGTGGGGCTCGTCGTCCCAACGCTCCTGACCTGGCCGGGGTCGGTCATCGTCCACGACATCAAGGGCGAGAACTGGGACCTCACCGCCGGCTTCCGGGCCACCTTCGGGGAGGTCCTGCGGTTCGATCCGACCCAGGAGAGCAGCAGCGCGTATAACCCATTGATGGAGGTCCGCCGCGGGCCGACGGAGGTTCGCGACGTTCAGAATATCGCCGATATGCTGGTCGATCCGGAGGGCGCTCTGGAGCGGCGCAGCCATTGGGACAAGACCAGCCACAGCCTCCTGGTCGGCGTCATCCTGCACGTCCTCTACGCCGAGAAGGACAAGACGCTGGCGGGCGTCGCGAATTTTCTGGCCGATCCACGGCGCTCGATCGAGACCACATTGCGCGTGATGATGCGCACCCAACATCTGGGCGACCACCCACATCCGGTCGTCGCGTCAGCAGCGCGCGAGCTGCTGAATAAATCGGACAACGAGAGGTCGGGCGTGCTCTCGACCGCGATGAGCTTTCTTGGCCTATATCGCGATCCCGTCGTTGCGGCGGTCACGTCGCGCTGCGACTGGCGGATCGCCGACCTCATCGCCGCCCCGCGTCCGGTAAGCCTCTACCTGGTGGTGCCGCCCTCCGATATCAGCCGAACCAAGCCGCTGATTAGGCTGATCCTCAATCAGATCGGCCGGCGACTGACGGAGGAATTGGAGGGGGCTCAGACCCGCCAGGAACTGCTCTGGATGCTCGACGAATTTCGCGCCTTGGGCCGCCTGGACTTTTTCGAACAGGCGCTCGCCTTCATGGCAGGCTACCGCATGCGCGGGTTCCTTATCGCGCAAAGCCTCAACCAGATCGAAGGTGCCTACGGGACCAATAATTCCGTGCTCGATAACTGCCATGTCCGGGTGGCGTTCTCGACCAACGACGAACGTACAGCCAGGCGGATCAGCGAAAGTCTGGGCACGGCCACGGAGCTGCGGGCGATGAAAAACTACGCTGGCAATCGACTGTCCCCTTGGCTTGGGCATCTGATGGTCAGCCGCCAGGAGACGGCCCGTCCGCTCCTGACCCAGGGCGAGGTGATGCAGTTGCCGCAGGACCAGGCCGTCGTCCTGGTCTCCGGCGTGCCGCCGATCCGGGCGCGCAAGGCGCGTTACTTCACGGATCAGCAGCTCTCGGCGAGGATCCTGCCGAAGCCGCAGACGCCCGGTCGGACCGCTGCACAGGCCGAGGCCACCTGGTCGACGGTTCTGGTGGATAAGGAGCCGGAGCCGTCCACGCCTCGATCGACGATGGAAGATGAGGGTGGTCATCAGATCGCGCCCGAACTCACGCCACCGCCAGAGAAGCCCGAGCCTGTTCGTGAAGTCGCGGTCGAGGGCGAAGATCAGGATGGAGATGACCTGGCCGCAGCCGCGGACCAGCAGCAGCGCTTCCGGGCAACAGCCCGCCAGGCGGCGCTCGACCCCGATGACGGGATCGCCCTGTGA
- a CDS encoding FecR family protein: protein MTNSSEKIPRSTQEAADWFTRLSDPVIETEDLEAFSRWRAKPGNRAAYERIEDISQSMLALTDDPDMKVAVNKAMTRPREPRAAPVSWPRLRLLFIGGVTVAACLAAGVFYVRQPTYQTKVGETFSARLEDGSRIQLNTDSAVRVRYSAGVRRIELLRGQALFEVAHNAARPFIVAAADTQVRALGTRFEVRRQGDEVHVVLAQGSVEVTDRDAPNAHWRLAPGQAIQVATRAPAAAKPVAVDVATATSWTTGNLTLQDMTLADAVAELNRYSRDKILLSDGVPADHRVSGVFPAGENGDFIAAVSALYGLETVRLPNGDVRLQPKVTSAS, encoded by the coding sequence ATGACCAACAGTAGCGAGAAGATCCCGCGGTCGACCCAGGAGGCGGCCGATTGGTTCACGCGCTTGAGCGATCCGGTCATCGAGACCGAGGATCTCGAGGCCTTTTCCCGTTGGCGGGCCAAGCCCGGCAATCGCGCCGCCTACGAGCGGATCGAGGACATCAGCCAGTCCATGCTCGCCCTGACGGACGACCCCGACATGAAGGTCGCCGTGAACAAGGCGATGACCAGGCCGCGCGAACCGCGCGCCGCGCCGGTGTCCTGGCCCCGCCTGCGGCTGCTGTTTATCGGCGGCGTGACAGTCGCGGCCTGCCTGGCCGCCGGCGTTTTCTATGTCCGCCAGCCCACCTACCAGACCAAGGTCGGCGAGACCTTCAGCGCGCGCCTCGAAGATGGTTCGCGCATCCAGCTCAACACCGACAGCGCCGTGCGGGTGCGCTACAGCGCTGGGGTTCGGCGCATCGAACTCCTGCGCGGCCAGGCGCTGTTCGAGGTCGCCCACAATGCCGCGCGCCCCTTCATCGTCGCCGCCGCCGACACCCAGGTCCGCGCGCTCGGCACGCGCTTCGAGGTCCGTCGCCAGGGCGACGAGGTGCATGTGGTGCTGGCGCAGGGCAGCGTAGAAGTCACCGACCGAGACGCGCCCAACGCGCACTGGCGTCTGGCTCCTGGCCAGGCCATCCAGGTGGCGACGCGTGCGCCCGCCGCGGCCAAGCCGGTGGCGGTGGACGTCGCGACGGCCACCAGCTGGACGACCGGCAATCTGACGCTCCAGGACATGACCCTGGCCGACGCGGTGGCCGAGCTCAATCGCTATAGCCGCGACAAGATTCTCCTCTCCGACGGCGTTCCGGCGGACCATCGCGTCAGCGGCGTCTTCCCGGCGGGCGAGAACGGCGACTTCATCGCCGCCGTCTCGGCGCTCTATGGCCTGGAGACCGTGCGTCTGCCCAACGGCGACGTGCGCTTGCAACCCAAGGTGACAAGCGCCTCCTGA
- a CDS encoding relaxase/mobilization nuclease domain-containing protein, whose translation MRRENEFRPRVGRIRDQSPGQVQSYPSHIAEVLSAGRRAGLGVFDPGPRKGTGSAGRGRAVLRSGRAAARQVVVKSYIVRHQGARYRAAPLKMHLSYLRRAGVARDGESPKMFGPDGDVDHGAFATRCEDDRHHFRFVVSPEDAGELADLRATTRDLMRTMEKDLGTRLDWAAIDHWNTDNPHVHVLVRGVAQDGSDLVIDKDYLFGGLRDRARQLVSLELGPRSQREIEASLDREVHAERVTSLDRQLKGRASAADGVVDLRPDGRSQTAPTRRLIGRVQQLERYGLAQRQGEGRWRLADDLETRLKVLAERGDIIKTLHKTMKPDRDPGAIAVDAERLGEPILGRLMDRGLHDELNGAAYVIIDGVDGRLHHVRLRDLSETGDTPRGGIVEVRMREVEGHRPRIQLVHRADLSIEAQVSADGATWLDRQLVAREPQALSPAGFGGEVQEALAQRLVHLEGEGLARRRGGRLEPANNLIGSLKSRELGRVAEQLKAQTGSDFLPTAEGDAVGGLYQRRLDLASGRFAMIDDGLGFQLVPWTRALDARLGLTVEGTLNRTGGVDWTLGRKRGLGV comes from the coding sequence ATGAGGCGCGAGAACGAATTCCGGCCGCGCGTCGGGCGTATCCGTGACCAGTCGCCAGGCCAGGTCCAGTCCTACCCCAGTCACATCGCCGAAGTCCTGAGCGCGGGCAGGCGCGCCGGCCTGGGCGTATTCGACCCTGGCCCACGGAAAGGCACGGGCAGCGCGGGACGGGGGCGCGCCGTGCTGCGCAGCGGTCGGGCCGCCGCGCGCCAGGTCGTGGTCAAGTCCTACATCGTCCGCCACCAGGGCGCCCGTTATCGCGCCGCGCCGCTGAAGATGCACCTGAGCTACCTGCGGCGCGCTGGTGTCGCCCGTGACGGCGAGTCGCCGAAGATGTTCGGGCCCGACGGTGACGTCGACCACGGCGCCTTCGCCACGCGCTGCGAGGATGACCGCCATCACTTCCGCTTCGTGGTCTCGCCCGAAGACGCCGGGGAGCTTGCCGACCTGCGGGCCACGACGCGCGACCTGATGCGGACCATGGAGAAGGATCTGGGGACCAGGCTGGACTGGGCCGCGATCGACCACTGGAACACCGACAACCCGCATGTCCACGTGCTGGTCAGAGGCGTCGCCCAGGACGGCTCGGACCTGGTGATCGACAAGGACTACCTGTTCGGCGGTCTGCGTGATCGAGCGCGGCAACTGGTGTCCTTGGAACTGGGACCGCGTAGCCAGCGCGAGATCGAGGCGAGCCTTGATCGCGAGGTTCACGCCGAGCGGGTCACCAGCCTGGACCGGCAGCTCAAGGGGCGCGCGAGCGCCGCCGACGGTGTCGTTGACTTGCGTCCGGACGGCCGCAGCCAGACGGCCCCGACGCGGCGCCTCATCGGCCGGGTCCAGCAGCTCGAACGCTACGGCCTGGCCCAGCGGCAGGGCGAGGGGCGATGGCGCCTGGCCGACGATCTCGAGACGCGCCTGAAGGTGCTGGCCGAACGCGGCGACATCATCAAGACGCTCCACAAGACCATGAAGCCCGATCGCGATCCTGGCGCAATCGCCGTGGACGCTGAGCGGCTCGGTGAGCCGATCCTTGGCCGGCTGATGGATCGTGGGCTGCACGACGAATTGAACGGCGCGGCCTACGTGATCATCGATGGGGTCGATGGCCGGCTGCACCACGTTCGTCTGCGAGACCTCTCGGAGACTGGCGACACGCCACGGGGCGGCATCGTCGAGGTGCGCATGCGGGAGGTGGAGGGCCATCGGCCGCGGATCCAGCTGGTGCATCGCGCGGACCTGTCGATCGAGGCCCAGGTCAGCGCCGACGGGGCGACGTGGCTCGACCGCCAGCTGGTGGCGCGCGAGCCCCAGGCGCTGTCGCCCGCCGGCTTCGGCGGCGAGGTGCAAGAGGCGCTAGCCCAGCGGTTGGTCCACCTCGAAGGCGAGGGGCTGGCCCGGCGCCGAGGCGGACGCCTGGAGCCTGCGAACAATCTCATCGGGTCCCTGAAGAGCCGGGAGCTCGGGCGGGTCGCCGAGCAGCTCAAGGCCCAGACAGGGAGCGACTTCCTGCCGACCGCGGAGGGCGACGCCGTAGGCGGTCTTTACCAGCGGCGGCTCGACCTGGCGTCAGGTCGCTTCGCGATGATCGACGATGGCCTCGGGTTCCAGCTGGTCCCGTGGACACGGGCCCTGGACGCACGATTGGGCCTGACGGTGGAGGGGACCTTGAACCGGACCGGCGGCGTCGATTGGACGCTCGGTCGCAAGCGCGGGCTCGGCGTATGA
- a CDS encoding helix-turn-helix domain-containing protein has product MARLEEQVGAIVRHHRTRAGLTQAQLAELIDRQPGAVQNIENGKAGPTFETIVRLVRALNINAVELFQHGDFVVSESANDTLVEILQIVSALGEPELIAVKALIEAGLDLRRA; this is encoded by the coding sequence ATGGCGCGGCTTGAAGAGCAGGTTGGTGCGATCGTTCGCCACCATCGCACGCGTGCTGGCCTCACGCAGGCCCAACTTGCTGAGCTGATCGACCGCCAACCCGGCGCGGTCCAGAACATCGAGAATGGGAAAGCCGGTCCAACGTTCGAGACGATCGTTCGGTTAGTGCGCGCGCTCAACATAAATGCGGTCGAACTCTTCCAGCACGGCGACTTCGTCGTGAGTGAATCCGCCAACGATACGCTCGTGGAAATCCTGCAGATCGTCTCCGCGCTGGGCGAGCCCGAGCTCATCGCAGTGAAGGCGTTGATCGAAGCGGGCCTGGACCTGCGGCGCGCCTAG